From one Microbacterium sp. 10M-3C3 genomic stretch:
- a CDS encoding MFS transporter, whose protein sequence is MTTASVSASSPARRVSWASMVGTSLESFDFYVYAYFSAYFIGPLFFEPLGETGGTLAAFTTVAVAFVVRPIGAVIFGWMGDRLGRRTTLLWTVGIMGVATGAIGLLPTYAQLEWFAAVLLILLRIVQGLSLGGEWGGSILLATEHAGPVKRAFYAAIPQLGSPVGSILSALVFIVLTAVLPADQLAAWGWRIPFLLAIPLLLVSLYLRLSIDETPVFRGVVAEDRRERLPFAVMFARRPAAVVIAIGAALLGIGSYSLMNTYTINYGVSQLGFFYQDLLVATTIGGLLQLVTVPLFGWWATRIGSARVVLWGAVGTLVITFPMYFLLQFATFPILVATMIIGGILPTMSWAALGGLMNDLFPDSFRYSALSLSYAIAATVSGFVPLLTTAIGAASGFAWWHPGIVLAVMSAVTLVAAWAASRLRPEPELATEPETATAAA, encoded by the coding sequence GTGACCACAGCATCCGTCTCCGCCTCCTCCCCCGCGCGTCGCGTGTCGTGGGCCTCGATGGTCGGCACGTCCCTCGAGTCCTTCGACTTCTACGTCTACGCCTATTTCTCGGCCTACTTCATCGGGCCGCTGTTCTTCGAGCCGCTCGGCGAGACCGGCGGCACCCTCGCGGCGTTCACCACCGTCGCCGTGGCCTTCGTCGTGCGGCCGATCGGCGCGGTGATCTTCGGCTGGATGGGCGACCGGCTCGGCCGGCGCACGACCCTGCTGTGGACGGTCGGAATCATGGGCGTCGCCACCGGGGCGATCGGCCTGCTTCCCACGTACGCGCAGCTCGAGTGGTTCGCCGCGGTGCTCCTGATCCTCCTCCGCATCGTGCAGGGCCTCTCGCTCGGCGGCGAGTGGGGCGGGTCGATCCTGCTCGCCACCGAGCACGCCGGCCCGGTCAAGCGCGCGTTCTACGCCGCCATCCCGCAGCTCGGCTCCCCCGTCGGCTCGATCCTGTCGGCGCTCGTCTTCATCGTGCTCACCGCCGTGCTCCCCGCCGACCAGCTCGCCGCGTGGGGCTGGCGCATCCCGTTCCTGCTCGCGATCCCGCTGCTGCTGGTGTCGCTGTATCTTCGCCTGTCGATCGACGAGACGCCCGTGTTCCGCGGCGTCGTCGCCGAGGACCGTCGCGAGCGCCTGCCGTTCGCGGTCATGTTCGCGCGCCGGCCCGCGGCGGTCGTCATCGCGATCGGGGCCGCGCTCCTGGGGATCGGCTCCTACTCGCTCATGAACACGTACACGATCAACTACGGCGTGTCCCAGCTCGGCTTCTTCTACCAGGACCTCCTCGTCGCCACGACGATCGGCGGGCTTCTGCAGCTCGTGACGGTGCCGCTGTTCGGCTGGTGGGCGACGCGCATCGGCTCGGCTCGCGTGGTGCTGTGGGGCGCCGTCGGCACCCTCGTCATCACGTTCCCGATGTACTTCCTGCTGCAGTTCGCGACCTTCCCGATCCTGGTCGCGACGATGATCATCGGCGGGATCCTGCCGACGATGTCGTGGGCGGCCCTCGGCGGCCTCATGAACGACCTGTTCCCCGACTCGTTCCGCTACTCCGCGCTGTCGCTGTCGTACGCGATCGCCGCGACCGTGAGCGGATTCGTGCCGCTGCTCACGACCGCGATCGGCGCGGCGAGCGGCTTCGCATGGTGGCATCCGGGCATCGTCCTGGCCGTCATGTCCGCCGTGACTCTGGTCGCGGCGTGGGCCGCGTCGCGCCTGCGCCCCGAGCCCGAGCTCGCGACCGAGCCGGAGACCGCCACCGCCGCGGCCTGA
- a CDS encoding DUF4233 domain-containing protein, with translation MSPRERRRRGAAESLGAIVLGFESLVVFLGGLVVYGLKALPAGLEPWWGIVGGSVLAVLMVLTAGLLRHRWAIALGWALQVLLALGGFLVGTLLLVAIIFGVMYGYATIKGASLDRRNARRLADPEPPNGE, from the coding sequence GTGAGCCCCCGGGAGCGGCGCCGTCGCGGCGCCGCCGAATCGCTCGGCGCGATCGTCCTCGGCTTCGAGTCCCTCGTGGTGTTCCTCGGAGGGCTCGTCGTGTACGGGCTCAAGGCGCTGCCGGCAGGGCTCGAGCCGTGGTGGGGAATCGTCGGCGGCTCGGTGCTGGCCGTCCTCATGGTCCTCACCGCCGGACTCCTCCGCCATCGCTGGGCGATCGCGCTCGGCTGGGCGCTGCAGGTGCTGCTGGCCCTCGGCGGCTTCCTCGTCGGGACGCTGCTGCTGGTCGCGATCATTTTCGGCGTCATGTACGGATATGCGACGATCAAGGGAGCCTCCCTCGATCGCCGCAATGCGCGGCGTCTGGCCGACCCCGAACCCCCGAACGGAGAATGA
- the valS gene encoding valine--tRNA ligase, translating to MADARIPDKPALEGLEQKWDAAWSDAGTYLFDRATAVERGKAGVFSVDTPPPTASGSLHIGHVFSYTHTDVKVRFERMRGKTVFYPMGWDDNGLPTERRVQNYYGVRCDPSLPYDPDFEPPYRGGDNKSSKAADQQPISRRNFIELCEELTVEDEKAFEDVWRALGLSVDWTQTYRTISDDTIRTSQLAFLRNLERGEAYQSLAPTLWDIDFRSAIAQAELEDREQQASYHRLAFHRTDGAADVLIETTRPELLPACVALVAHPDDPRYQPLFGSTVRTPLFDVEVPILAHPLAQQDKGSGVAMICTFGDVTDIIWWRELDLPNRTILGRDGRVIAEAPDVITTDAARAAYAELAGKTVFSAKKRIVELLQESGELLEVSTPFSHAVKFYEKGDRPLEIVSTRQWYVRNGARDADLRERLIGLGREVSWHPDFMRVRYENWTNGLTGDWLVSRQRFFGVPIPVWYALDDDGERDYSRVLTPDAAALPVDPTTDVPPGYTEDQRGVPGGFDAERDIFDTWATSSLTPQLAGGWERDPELWQTVAPFDLRPQGQDIIRTWLFSTLLRSALEDGRSPWTDAAISGFIVDPDRKKMSKSKGNVVTPADILAQHGSDAVRYWAASSRLGTDAAFDPQNPTQIKIGRRLAIKLLNAAKFVLSFPVPEGAEVTHALDASMLATLDDVVREATKALEAYDHARALEVTESFFWTFCDDYLELVKERAYDRSDVGQASAALALRVALSTLVRLFAPVLAFAAEETWSWFNEGSVHRAPWPEPLEIAGDPAVLAAVGEALIGVRRAKTEAKVSQKTPVAAVTIATPRADLLQLAEGDLRAVGRIADIAFVEAPTTAVTDIRLAPTEE from the coding sequence GTGGCCGACGCGCGAATCCCCGACAAGCCCGCCCTGGAAGGCCTCGAGCAGAAGTGGGATGCGGCGTGGTCCGACGCCGGCACGTACCTGTTCGACCGCGCGACCGCGGTCGAGCGCGGCAAGGCCGGCGTGTTCTCCGTCGACACGCCACCCCCGACGGCATCCGGGAGCCTGCACATCGGGCACGTGTTCAGCTACACGCACACCGACGTCAAGGTGCGCTTCGAGCGCATGCGCGGCAAGACGGTGTTCTACCCGATGGGGTGGGACGACAACGGCCTGCCCACCGAGCGTCGCGTGCAGAACTACTACGGCGTGCGGTGCGACCCTTCGCTCCCCTACGACCCCGACTTCGAGCCGCCGTACCGCGGCGGCGACAACAAGTCGTCCAAGGCCGCCGACCAGCAGCCGATCAGCCGGCGCAACTTCATCGAGCTGTGCGAAGAGCTCACCGTCGAGGACGAGAAGGCGTTCGAGGACGTGTGGCGCGCGCTCGGGCTGAGCGTGGACTGGACGCAGACCTACCGCACGATCTCCGACGACACGATCCGCACGAGCCAGCTGGCGTTCCTTCGCAACCTGGAGCGCGGCGAGGCGTACCAGTCCCTCGCGCCCACCCTGTGGGACATCGACTTCCGCTCGGCGATCGCGCAGGCCGAGCTCGAGGACCGCGAGCAGCAGGCCTCGTACCACCGGCTCGCGTTCCACCGCACCGACGGCGCCGCCGACGTGCTCATCGAGACCACCCGGCCGGAGCTCCTCCCCGCGTGCGTGGCGCTCGTCGCACACCCGGACGACCCGCGCTACCAGCCGCTGTTCGGCTCGACGGTGCGCACGCCGCTGTTCGACGTCGAGGTGCCGATCCTCGCCCACCCGCTCGCCCAGCAGGACAAGGGCTCGGGCGTCGCGATGATCTGCACCTTCGGCGACGTGACCGACATCATCTGGTGGCGCGAGCTGGATCTGCCCAACCGCACGATCCTCGGCCGCGACGGCCGCGTCATCGCCGAGGCGCCCGACGTGATCACGACGGATGCAGCGCGCGCCGCGTACGCGGAGCTGGCGGGCAAGACCGTCTTCAGCGCCAAGAAGCGCATCGTCGAGCTGCTGCAGGAATCCGGCGAGCTGCTCGAGGTGTCCACGCCCTTCTCGCACGCGGTGAAGTTCTACGAGAAGGGCGATCGACCGCTTGAGATCGTCTCGACGCGCCAGTGGTACGTCCGCAACGGCGCGCGCGACGCCGACCTGCGCGAGCGCCTCATCGGCCTCGGTCGCGAGGTGTCGTGGCACCCCGACTTCATGCGCGTGCGCTACGAGAACTGGACGAACGGCCTGACGGGCGACTGGCTCGTGTCGCGCCAGCGTTTCTTCGGCGTGCCGATTCCGGTCTGGTACGCCCTCGACGACGACGGCGAGCGGGACTACTCCCGCGTGCTCACGCCCGACGCCGCCGCGCTGCCCGTCGACCCGACGACCGACGTGCCGCCCGGCTACACCGAGGACCAGCGCGGCGTGCCCGGCGGCTTCGATGCCGAGCGCGACATCTTCGACACGTGGGCGACCTCCTCCCTCACGCCGCAGCTCGCCGGCGGCTGGGAGCGCGACCCCGAGCTGTGGCAGACGGTGGCGCCGTTCGATCTGCGACCGCAGGGTCAGGACATCATCCGCACGTGGCTGTTCTCCACGCTCCTGCGCAGCGCCCTCGAGGACGGGCGCTCGCCGTGGACGGATGCGGCGATCTCAGGCTTCATCGTCGACCCCGACCGCAAGAAGATGTCGAAGTCGAAGGGCAACGTCGTGACGCCCGCCGACATCCTCGCCCAGCACGGCTCCGACGCCGTGCGCTACTGGGCGGCGTCGAGCCGCCTCGGCACCGACGCGGCGTTCGACCCGCAGAACCCCACGCAGATCAAGATCGGCCGGCGGCTCGCGATCAAGCTCCTCAACGCCGCGAAGTTCGTGCTGTCCTTTCCCGTGCCCGAGGGCGCCGAGGTCACGCACGCCCTCGACGCGTCGATGCTGGCCACGCTGGACGATGTCGTACGCGAAGCGACCAAAGCCCTCGAGGCGTACGACCACGCGCGCGCGCTCGAGGTGACCGAGTCGTTCTTCTGGACCTTCTGCGACGACTACCTCGAGCTCGTCAAAGAGCGCGCGTACGACCGCTCGGACGTCGGCCAGGCGTCGGCGGCGCTCGCCCTGCGCGTCGCGCTGTCGACGCTCGTGCGCCTGTTCGCGCCCGTGCTCGCGTTCGCGGCCGAGGAGACATGGTCGTGGTTCAACGAGGGCTCCGTGCACCGCGCGCCGTGGCCCGAGCCGCTCGAGATCGCGGGCGACCCGGCGGTGCTCGCCGCCGTCGGCGAGGCGCTCATCGGCGTCCGCCGCGCGAAGACCGAGGCGAAGGTGTCGCAGAAGACGCCGGTGGCGGCCGTGACGATCGCGACGCCCCGCGCCGATCTGCTGCAGCTGGCCGAGGGCGACCTGCGCGCGGTCGGCCGCATCGCCGACATCGCCTTCGTCGAGGCGCCGACGACGGCCGTGACCGACATCCGACTGGCCCCCACGGAGGAATGA
- a CDS encoding helix-turn-helix domain-containing protein: protein MTETPSATPPERRDRVLDAGALRAMAHPLRVKIFDILSQYGPQTASSLASTLGESSGATSYHLRALAKHDLIREVADRGTGRERWWERPAGGIQFGDPESVRSPSGRAAMYLVMNETLNRRHQLLLQFVGTAAENEPKRWQEGTLVSTATARLTPAQMADLSHRMQALIDETVDAYRDQRGDDVRPVTMRADVFPLPPEGALP from the coding sequence ATGACCGAGACCCCATCCGCGACCCCACCGGAGCGCCGCGACCGCGTCCTCGACGCCGGTGCGCTGCGGGCGATGGCGCACCCGCTGCGGGTGAAGATCTTCGACATCCTCAGCCAGTACGGTCCCCAGACCGCGAGCTCCCTCGCGAGCACGCTGGGGGAGTCGTCGGGAGCGACGAGCTACCACCTGCGGGCACTCGCCAAGCACGATCTCATCCGCGAGGTCGCCGACCGCGGCACCGGGCGCGAGCGCTGGTGGGAGCGTCCCGCGGGTGGCATCCAGTTCGGCGACCCCGAATCGGTGCGCTCGCCCTCCGGTCGCGCCGCGATGTACCTCGTCATGAACGAGACCCTCAACCGACGTCATCAGCTGCTGCTGCAGTTCGTCGGCACCGCCGCGGAGAACGAGCCCAAGCGCTGGCAGGAGGGGACGCTCGTCTCCACCGCCACGGCGCGTCTCACGCCCGCGCAGATGGCCGACCTCTCGCACCGCATGCAGGCCCTCATCGACGAGACCGTCGACGCCTACCGCGACCAGCGGGGCGACGACGTGCGCCCAGTCACGATGCGGGCCGACGTCTTCCCCCTGCCCCCGGAAGGAGCACTGCCATGA
- a CDS encoding MFS transporter: MTGAGTRRGARSDRLGGDFGRLWTAAASSNLADGLVRTAIPLAATTLTDDPLVISLFAAAAFVPWLLFGMFAGILVDRFDRRMLMAAADAVRAVVGAGLALLAVSGSLDITALLVGTLLFGAGETVFDNATNAVVPSVVERRHLDRANGRIQLVQIAVDWFVATPLAGVLFALAVAVPLVAGGVGYLAPVFLVLLLPRRAARAAREPDAAAARPRVGGGEALRYLWTHRYLRAMVVFTSIVGSALSFAQAATILYFLDAQRVPPAAVGFITAGIGVGALLGSLVSPRLVARFGRGPVMVAANLVCATGMAATWLAPEVFSAVASYALFAFAVAVWNVPWGALRQQVVPAALFGRVLGIIRTVTWGLFPVATVIGGWVARIDLRLPFGIAAAVVLVATLACLRLLVRGTREAGAEAVAA, from the coding sequence GTGACCGGCGCCGGGACCCGTCGCGGCGCGCGGAGCGATCGTCTCGGGGGCGACTTCGGTCGCCTGTGGACGGCGGCGGCCTCCAGCAACCTCGCCGACGGCCTCGTGCGCACCGCCATCCCGCTCGCCGCCACGACGCTCACCGACGACCCGCTCGTCATCTCGCTGTTCGCCGCCGCCGCGTTCGTGCCGTGGCTGCTGTTCGGCATGTTCGCCGGAATCCTCGTCGACCGGTTCGATCGGCGGATGCTGATGGCCGCCGCCGACGCGGTGCGTGCGGTCGTCGGCGCCGGCCTCGCGCTCCTGGCGGTCTCCGGGTCGCTCGACATCACGGCGTTGCTCGTGGGCACGCTGCTGTTCGGGGCCGGCGAGACGGTGTTCGACAACGCCACCAACGCCGTCGTGCCGAGCGTCGTCGAGCGCCGCCACCTGGACCGCGCGAACGGGCGCATCCAGCTCGTGCAGATCGCCGTCGACTGGTTCGTCGCGACACCGCTGGCCGGCGTGCTCTTCGCGCTCGCGGTGGCGGTGCCCCTCGTCGCGGGCGGCGTGGGCTACCTCGCGCCCGTCTTCCTCGTCCTCCTGCTGCCCCGTCGAGCGGCGCGCGCAGCCCGCGAGCCGGATGCAGCGGCTGCGCGGCCGCGCGTCGGCGGCGGCGAGGCGCTGCGCTACCTGTGGACCCACCGGTACCTGCGCGCGATGGTCGTCTTCACCTCGATCGTCGGCAGCGCGCTGAGCTTCGCGCAGGCCGCGACCATCCTGTACTTCCTCGACGCGCAGCGCGTGCCGCCGGCCGCCGTCGGCTTCATCACGGCGGGCATCGGCGTCGGCGCGCTGCTGGGATCGCTCGTGTCGCCGCGCCTCGTCGCGCGTTTCGGCAGGGGTCCGGTCATGGTCGCGGCGAACCTCGTGTGCGCGACCGGTATGGCGGCCACGTGGCTCGCGCCCGAGGTCTTCTCCGCGGTGGCGTCGTATGCGCTGTTCGCGTTCGCGGTCGCGGTGTGGAACGTGCCGTGGGGCGCGCTGCGTCAGCAGGTCGTGCCCGCGGCGCTCTTCGGGCGCGTCCTGGGGATCATCCGCACCGTCACGTGGGGCCTGTTCCCGGTCGCGACGGTCATCGGCGGCTGGGTGGCCCGCATCGATCTGCGGCTGCCCTTCGGGATCGCCGCGGCCGTCGTGCTCGTTGCGACGCTCGCGTGCCTCCGCCTCCTCGTGCGGGGCACGCGCGAGGCCGGTGCCGAGGCCGTCGCCGCCTAG
- the ileS gene encoding isoleucine--tRNA ligase produces MTYPKSAFGPAADVNPSPRFPAIEADTLAFWRADDTFRASIEQREGAEEWVFYDGPPFANGLPHYGHLLTGYAKDLFPRFQTMRGKKVDRVFGWDTHGLPAELEAMKQLGITEKDEIERMGVAVFNAKARSSVLEYTREWQDYVTRQARWVDFDRGYKTLDTTYMESVLWAFKSLWDKGLAYEGYRVLPYCWRDQTPLSSHELRMDDDVYKMRQDPSVTVTFPLVGAKAEALGLTAVRALAWTTTPWTLPTNLALAVGPGIRYVVLPGGPHGAADVHHTPDGHADDPVEARAHRYLLAEDLLAGYAKDLGYDSADDARAAVQQTVLGAELGGVAYDRLFDYYADADTWGTGDAWRILVDDYVTTTDGTGIVHQAPAYGEDDKRLADAAGIPTILSLDDGGRFLPAVVDVAGMLWMEANQPLIRLLRQEGRLLRQASYEHSYPHCWRCRNPLIYKAVSSWFVRVTDIKDRLIENNAEITWVPENVKDGQFGKWLEGARDWSISRNRYWGSPIPVWKSDDPVYPRVDVYGSLAELEADFGRLPRNADGEVDLHRPSIDDLVRPNPDDPTGRSMMRRIEDVLDVWFDSGSMPFAQVHYPFENHDWFDEHAPADFIVEYIGQTRGWFYVMHVLSTALFDRPAFTGVSCHGIVLGSDGQKMSKSLRNYPDVSEVFDRDGSDAMRWFLMSSSVLRGGDLVVTEEGIRAGVREFLLPLWNAWYFFATYANASASAAGTASGGYDARWRTDSTDVLDRYILALTGDLVRDVAADLEGLDSTTAAERLRDFAEVLTNWYIRRSRDRFWVGVTPGEESSTEAFDTLYTVLETLTRVAAPLIPLVSERVWQGLTGGRSVHLTDWPDAAPFGDAADIRAAMDTVREVSSVANGLRKREGRRVRLPLPRLTVVAPGARGLAQFEDILRDELNVKRVDLVELTDDTAAEYGITHRLSVNARAAGPRLGKLVQQAIAGARTGDWSEVDGVVTSGGVALQPGEYELVVETAGRPSGEALATLRDGFVLLDTTTNEALEAEGLARDVIRAVQDTRKAAGFDVSDRIRLHLLFADDADAAAVRSAWDVAGVAGETLAVQSAVLVAGTDAPEPAAPGDDTWWTAEFGSDPEYIGHVAAGTYANRGAVWVAVGRVEVGA; encoded by the coding sequence ATGACCTATCCGAAGTCCGCGTTCGGGCCCGCCGCCGACGTGAACCCGAGTCCGCGGTTCCCCGCGATCGAGGCCGACACCCTCGCGTTCTGGCGCGCCGACGACACGTTCCGCGCGTCGATCGAGCAGCGCGAAGGCGCCGAGGAGTGGGTGTTCTACGACGGCCCGCCCTTCGCGAACGGCCTGCCGCATTACGGGCACCTCCTCACCGGATACGCGAAGGACCTCTTCCCGCGCTTCCAGACGATGCGCGGCAAGAAGGTCGACCGCGTGTTCGGGTGGGACACGCACGGCCTCCCCGCCGAGCTCGAGGCGATGAAGCAGCTCGGGATCACCGAGAAGGACGAGATCGAGCGCATGGGCGTGGCGGTGTTCAACGCCAAGGCGCGCTCGTCGGTGCTCGAGTACACGCGCGAGTGGCAGGACTACGTCACGCGCCAGGCCCGCTGGGTCGACTTCGACCGCGGATACAAGACGCTCGACACGACCTACATGGAGTCGGTCCTGTGGGCGTTCAAGAGCCTGTGGGACAAGGGGCTCGCCTACGAGGGCTACCGCGTGCTGCCGTACTGCTGGCGCGACCAGACGCCGCTGTCCAGCCACGAGCTGCGCATGGACGACGACGTCTACAAGATGCGGCAGGACCCGTCGGTCACGGTCACCTTCCCCCTCGTGGGCGCGAAGGCCGAGGCGCTCGGGCTGACGGCCGTGCGGGCGCTCGCGTGGACGACGACGCCGTGGACGCTGCCGACGAACCTCGCCCTCGCGGTGGGTCCCGGCATCCGGTACGTCGTGCTGCCGGGCGGGCCCCACGGCGCGGCCGATGTCCATCACACGCCGGACGGGCACGCCGACGACCCCGTCGAGGCGCGCGCCCACCGCTACCTGCTGGCCGAAGACCTCCTCGCCGGCTACGCGAAGGACCTCGGCTACGACTCCGCCGACGACGCGCGCGCCGCGGTGCAGCAGACGGTGCTCGGCGCCGAGCTCGGCGGCGTCGCGTACGACCGACTCTTCGACTACTACGCCGACGCCGACACGTGGGGCACCGGCGACGCGTGGCGCATCCTCGTCGACGACTACGTCACGACCACCGACGGCACCGGCATCGTGCACCAGGCGCCGGCCTACGGCGAGGACGACAAGCGTCTCGCGGATGCGGCGGGCATCCCGACGATCCTGTCGCTCGACGACGGCGGCCGATTCCTTCCCGCCGTCGTCGATGTCGCGGGCATGCTGTGGATGGAGGCGAACCAGCCCCTCATCCGCCTGCTCCGGCAGGAGGGACGCCTGCTGCGCCAGGCCAGCTACGAGCACTCCTACCCGCATTGCTGGCGCTGCCGGAACCCGCTGATCTACAAGGCGGTGTCGAGCTGGTTCGTGCGTGTCACCGACATCAAGGACCGCCTGATCGAGAACAACGCCGAGATCACGTGGGTGCCGGAGAACGTCAAGGACGGGCAGTTCGGCAAGTGGCTCGAGGGCGCGCGGGACTGGTCGATCAGCCGCAACCGCTACTGGGGGTCGCCGATCCCGGTGTGGAAGAGCGACGACCCCGTGTACCCACGCGTCGACGTCTACGGCTCGCTCGCCGAGCTCGAGGCCGACTTCGGGCGTCTGCCGCGCAACGCGGACGGCGAGGTCGACCTGCACCGCCCCTCCATCGACGACCTGGTGCGGCCGAACCCCGACGACCCCACCGGGCGCAGCATGATGCGCCGCATCGAGGATGTGCTCGACGTGTGGTTCGACTCCGGATCGATGCCGTTCGCGCAGGTGCACTACCCGTTCGAGAACCACGATTGGTTCGACGAGCACGCACCGGCCGACTTCATCGTGGAGTACATCGGTCAGACCCGCGGCTGGTTCTACGTCATGCACGTGCTCTCGACCGCGCTGTTCGACCGCCCGGCGTTCACCGGCGTGTCGTGCCACGGCATCGTGCTGGGCAGCGACGGTCAGAAGATGTCGAAGTCGCTGCGCAACTACCCGGACGTGAGCGAGGTCTTCGACCGCGACGGCTCCGACGCGATGCGCTGGTTCCTCATGTCGAGCTCCGTGCTGCGCGGCGGCGACCTCGTCGTCACCGAGGAGGGCATCCGCGCGGGCGTGCGCGAGTTCCTGCTGCCCCTGTGGAATGCGTGGTACTTCTTCGCGACGTACGCCAATGCTTCGGCGAGCGCAGCGGGAACCGCCTCCGGCGGGTACGACGCGCGGTGGCGCACCGACTCGACCGACGTCCTCGACCGCTACATCCTCGCGCTCACCGGCGACCTCGTCCGCGACGTGGCCGCCGACCTCGAGGGCCTGGACTCCACCACCGCCGCCGAGCGCCTCCGCGACTTCGCCGAGGTGCTGACGAACTGGTACATCCGCCGCTCGCGCGACCGCTTCTGGGTGGGGGTGACGCCCGGCGAGGAGTCGTCCACCGAGGCGTTCGACACGCTGTACACGGTGCTCGAGACGCTCACCCGCGTCGCGGCGCCGCTCATCCCGCTCGTGTCCGAGCGCGTGTGGCAGGGCCTCACCGGCGGGCGCAGCGTGCACCTGACCGACTGGCCGGATGCGGCGCCCTTCGGCGACGCGGCCGACATCCGTGCCGCGATGGACACGGTCCGCGAGGTCTCCAGCGTCGCGAACGGCCTCCGCAAGCGCGAAGGGCGACGCGTGCGCCTGCCCCTGCCCCGCCTGACGGTCGTCGCGCCCGGCGCGCGCGGCCTCGCGCAGTTCGAGGACATCCTCCGCGACGAGCTGAACGTCAAGCGCGTCGACCTCGTGGAGCTCACCGACGACACCGCGGCCGAGTACGGCATCACCCATCGCCTGTCCGTGAACGCCCGCGCGGCGGGTCCGCGCCTCGGCAAGCTCGTGCAGCAGGCGATCGCCGGGGCGCGCACGGGCGACTGGAGCGAGGTCGACGGGGTCGTGACCTCCGGCGGCGTGGCGCTCCAGCCGGGCGAGTACGAGCTCGTGGTCGAGACCGCCGGGCGCCCGAGCGGCGAGGCCCTCGCGACGCTGCGCGACGGCTTCGTGCTCCTGGACACGACGACGAACGAGGCGCTCGAGGCCGAGGGGCTCGCGCGCGACGTCATCCGCGCCGTGCAGGACACGCGCAAGGCCGCGGGCTTCGACGTGAGCGACCGCATCCGCCTGCACCTGCTGTTCGCCGACGACGCCGATGCGGCGGCCGTGCGCTCCGCGTGGGACGTCGCCGGTGTCGCCGGCGAGACGCTCGCCGTGCAGTCGGCCGTGCTCGTCGCGGGCACCGACGCGCCCGAGCCGGCCGCGCCCGGTGACGACACGTGGTGGACCGCCGAGTTCGGCTCCGACCCGGAGTACATCGGGCATGTGGCCGCCGGCACCTACGCCAACCGGGGCGCCGTGTGGGTGGCCGTCGGCCGAGTGGAGGTGGGCGCATGA
- a CDS encoding folylpolyglutamate synthase/dihydrofolate synthase family protein, with product MNDRTRADAVYAALLQRQGEQWVQPRVERTRRVLELLDDPQRTYRVIHVTGTNGKTSTSRIAESLLRALGLRTALFTSPHLERFTERIMIDGEPVADAAIADAWEEIEPFVDIVDAELASAGDAPLTFFELLTVLAFVVAADAPVDVLVLEVGMGGEWDSTNTADGDVAVFAPIDMDHADRLGDTIAKIARVKAGIIKDGAAVVSARQVPDAEAVLREVAAARGASIAFEGEQFLLAEQRLAVGGQQITVRGLAGEYRDEYLPLYGAHQGANAALALAAVESLIGGGTQPLAPDVVAEGLGQVTSPGRLQLVGAHPTVLVDAAHNPHGAHALVEALRDAFDVDEWGVVLGVLADKDAAGMVAEIAPVATHVFATAPDSERAGDAERLADLVEAAGVAVTVHPGLEDAADAAREWAAASDRRAVVIAGSVVLAGEALRVASVEGWKDGWDA from the coding sequence ATGAACGATCGGACCCGTGCCGACGCGGTGTACGCGGCGCTGCTGCAGCGCCAGGGCGAGCAGTGGGTGCAGCCACGCGTCGAGCGCACGCGGCGCGTGCTCGAGCTGCTCGACGATCCGCAGCGCACCTACCGGGTGATCCACGTCACCGGCACGAACGGCAAGACCTCGACCAGCCGCATCGCCGAGAGCCTGCTGCGGGCCCTCGGGCTGCGCACGGCGCTGTTCACGAGCCCGCACCTCGAGCGCTTCACCGAGCGCATCATGATCGACGGCGAGCCGGTGGCGGATGCGGCGATCGCCGACGCGTGGGAGGAGATCGAGCCGTTCGTCGACATCGTCGACGCCGAGCTCGCGAGCGCGGGTGACGCGCCGCTGACCTTCTTCGAGCTGCTGACGGTGCTCGCCTTCGTGGTCGCCGCCGACGCGCCGGTCGACGTCCTCGTCCTGGAGGTGGGCATGGGCGGCGAGTGGGACTCGACGAACACCGCCGACGGCGACGTCGCGGTGTTCGCGCCGATCGACATGGACCACGCCGACCGCCTCGGCGACACGATCGCGAAGATCGCGCGCGTGAAGGCCGGCATCATCAAGGACGGCGCGGCCGTGGTGTCGGCCCGCCAGGTGCCCGACGCCGAGGCCGTCCTCCGCGAGGTCGCTGCCGCGCGCGGGGCGAGCATCGCCTTCGAGGGCGAGCAGTTCCTCCTCGCCGAGCAGCGCCTCGCCGTCGGCGGCCAGCAGATCACGGTGCGCGGGCTCGCGGGGGAGTACCGCGACGAGTACCTGCCGCTGTACGGCGCGCACCAGGGCGCCAACGCGGCGCTGGCGCTGGCCGCGGTGGAGTCGCTCATCGGCGGCGGCACGCAGCCGCTCGCTCCGGACGTCGTGGCGGAGGGGCTCGGTCAGGTGACCTCGCCGGGCCGGCTCCAGCTCGTCGGCGCCCACCCGACCGTGCTCGTGGACGCCGCGCACAACCCGCACGGGGCGCACGCCCTCGTCGAGGCGCTGCGCGACGCATTCGACGTCGACGAATGGGGTGTCGTGCTCGGCGTGCTGGCCGACAAGGACGCCGCCGGCATGGTGGCGGAGATCGCGCCCGTGGCCACGCACGTCTTCGCCACGGCGCCCGATTCCGAGCGCGCCGGCGACGCCGAGCGCCTCGCCGACCTCGTCGAGGCCGCGGGCGTCGCCGTGACGGTGCATCCGGGGCTCGAGGACGCCGCCGACGCGGCCCGTGAGTGGGCGGCCGCGTCCGACCGTCGCGCCGTCGTCATCGCCGGGTCGGTCGTGCTCGCCGGGGAGGCGCTGCGGGTGGCCTCGGTCGAAGGCTGGAAGGACGGGTGGGACGCGTGA